From the uncultured Trichococcus sp. genome, one window contains:
- a CDS encoding bifunctional metallophosphatase/5'-nucleotidase: MQEKLTILQINDTHSYLELHNELFYEKETLAFRKAGGYARIQSLIKDFRSKNPTLVFDNGDTIHGTYEAIATKGWHMLPILNEVGFDAMTFHWDTGFGPANLKQIGKQLDYPILAINAYEKESGKLAFDPYKILPVGELSIGVIGIACNIIDKTMPPHFSEGLSFTLGREELPGYVAELKEKAVDLIIVLSHLGFPQDLKLMSEVEGVAICLSGHTHNRQEHIVQVGETAVIQSGSHGSFLGALELTLEDGAIQTIEHQLIPVTQDIPEDAEMKTLVEAALSPYREKLELKVGETKKVLHRGWSVETTMDNFLLDAMLYHTKTDLAFSNGWRYGVPILKGPVTLRELYQIIPMDPPISTAILTGSELLAMLEENMENTYAADPFDQMGGYLKRAIGLHAYIKLENPKGTRVQKLFIGGEEAIPDKEYTVSYVTNQGVPKKFGKDHKNLEKHAVEAMMDYLAEMGPYEKDLRGTYQIV, from the coding sequence ATGCAGGAAAAATTGACGATCCTTCAGATCAACGACACCCACAGCTATTTGGAGCTGCACAACGAACTGTTCTATGAAAAGGAAACTTTGGCTTTCCGCAAAGCTGGCGGCTATGCCCGCATCCAAAGCCTGATCAAAGATTTCCGCAGCAAGAACCCGACACTCGTTTTCGATAACGGTGACACGATCCACGGCACCTACGAAGCAATCGCAACGAAAGGCTGGCACATGCTGCCGATCCTGAACGAAGTCGGTTTCGATGCCATGACGTTTCACTGGGACACCGGTTTTGGTCCGGCCAATCTGAAACAAATCGGAAAGCAATTGGATTACCCGATTCTCGCAATCAATGCCTATGAAAAGGAAAGCGGCAAGTTGGCGTTCGATCCTTACAAAATACTGCCCGTAGGCGAACTTTCGATCGGTGTGATCGGCATCGCCTGCAACATCATCGACAAAACGATGCCGCCCCATTTCAGCGAAGGACTTTCCTTCACTTTGGGGCGCGAGGAGCTGCCCGGCTATGTGGCGGAACTGAAGGAAAAAGCAGTTGACCTGATCATCGTCCTGTCCCACCTCGGTTTCCCGCAGGACCTGAAATTGATGAGCGAAGTCGAAGGCGTGGCGATCTGTCTGAGCGGCCACACCCACAACCGTCAGGAACACATCGTCCAGGTCGGCGAAACGGCAGTCATCCAATCCGGCTCGCACGGCTCTTTCCTTGGCGCACTCGAACTGACTCTTGAGGACGGCGCGATCCAAACAATCGAACATCAACTGATTCCGGTGACGCAGGATATCCCGGAAGATGCTGAGATGAAAACATTGGTCGAGGCTGCCCTCTCCCCTTACCGCGAAAAATTGGAACTGAAAGTCGGCGAAACCAAAAAAGTGCTGCACCGCGGCTGGAGCGTCGAAACGACGATGGATAATTTCCTTTTGGATGCCATGCTTTACCACACGAAAACGGATTTAGCCTTCTCCAATGGCTGGCGTTATGGGGTGCCGATCCTGAAGGGCCCGGTGACGTTGAGGGAGTTGTACCAGATCATCCCGATGGACCCGCCGATTTCCACCGCTATCCTGACCGGATCCGAACTGCTGGCTATGCTGGAGGAAAACATGGAGAACACCTATGCAGCCGATCCCTTCGATCAGATGGGCGGCTACCTGAAGCGGGCGATAGGTTTGCATGCCTACATCAAACTGGAAAACCCGAAAGGAACGCGTGTCCAAAAACTCTTTATCGGCGGCGAAGAAGCCATTCCGGATAAAGAATACACGGTCAGCTATGTGACCAACCAGGGCGTGCCGAAAAAATTCGGAAAAGACCACAAGAATCTGGAAAAGCATGCAGTCGAAGCGATGATGGATTACTTGGCCGAAATGGGTCCTTATGAAAAAGACTTGCGCGGAACCTATCAGATTGTCTGA
- a CDS encoding VOC family protein: MKIEHVALWVEDLELMRDFYVRFFDGKANKLYRNPEKDFQSYFITFREGGARLELMKRINVNERYPLDMLGWAHLAVSVGSKQNVDYFTDRLIKAGYTCKSQPRVTGDGYYESMFLDPEKNIIEITI; encoded by the coding sequence ATGAAGATTGAACATGTTGCATTGTGGGTGGAAGATTTGGAGCTGATGCGCGATTTTTATGTTCGTTTTTTTGACGGCAAGGCCAACAAATTATACCGTAATCCTGAAAAAGATTTCCAATCTTACTTTATTACTTTCCGTGAAGGAGGGGCCCGTTTGGAGCTTATGAAAAGGATAAATGTCAATGAACGCTATCCCCTTGATATGCTGGGCTGGGCGCATCTGGCCGTCTCCGTCGGCAGCAAACAGAACGTCGATTATTTCACGGACAGGCTCATCAAAGCAGGGTACACGTGCAAAAGCCAACCGCGCGTGACGGGTGACGGCTATTATGAAAGCATGTTCCTCGACCCGGAAAAAAATATCATCGAAATCACAATCTGA
- a CDS encoding DUF1345 domain-containing protein: MRKRNHLFADQTKAGRDMRKKSTRFLIAGAIGTGIGLAGGFFLRWELAPLIGWDSAAIILLYLLWKDFHPHDGAETERIAQEEDIQYSTIDFFVLIACLISIGAVALMLTTQERSFGTIGFGLFSIVLSWTTVHGLYTLRYAELYYRDVNDGVIFVGTEKPNFWDFAYLAFTIGMTYQVSDMTFTTPEFRKAALGHALLSFVFGTAIIATTINFVASLSR, translated from the coding sequence ATGAGGAAAAGAAACCATCTATTTGCCGATCAAACGAAAGCCGGAAGGGATATGCGGAAGAAGAGCACGCGCTTTCTGATCGCCGGAGCGATCGGTACGGGTATCGGGCTGGCCGGCGGATTCTTCTTGCGTTGGGAATTGGCCCCGCTGATCGGTTGGGACAGTGCAGCTATCATTTTACTTTATTTATTATGGAAGGATTTTCATCCGCATGATGGGGCGGAAACGGAACGGATTGCGCAAGAAGAAGACATCCAATATTCGACGATCGATTTTTTTGTCCTGATAGCCTGTCTGATCAGCATCGGGGCCGTCGCATTGATGTTGACCACCCAAGAACGCAGTTTCGGGACGATCGGGTTTGGCCTGTTCAGCATCGTACTTTCCTGGACGACGGTGCATGGCCTTTATACGTTGCGGTATGCTGAACTCTATTACCGCGATGTCAATGACGGTGTCATCTTTGTAGGTACCGAAAAGCCCAATTTTTGGGATTTCGCTTATCTGGCGTTCACGATCGGAATGACTTATCAGGTCTCCGACATGACCTTCACGACCCCGGAATTCCGGAAGGCCGCGCTTGGCCACGCGCTGTTGTCCTTCGTTTTCGGGACAGCCATCATCGCCACGACCATCAATTTTGTCGCAAGCCTGAGCAGATAA
- the helD gene encoding RNA polymerase recycling motor HelD, which translates to MHKDLTKEQERVHRVIEVINKERTRLAEQVEEKSEKQRQQLKESKEIKISQGSSESVWESSVELRAFEQELMIRNNELQNSNERVAVLEKMQDEPYFGRIDYHDEYGNETIYIGIGSLFEKDENLIVDWRSPIASLYYEGSKGEKVKLMIANQPMTYGVDLKRQFLIRQAEIIRMMDTDNVMGDPYLLEVLEGPSSYQMGTVVSTLQKEQNQIVRETKAAVTMIEGVAGSGKTVVLMQKIAYLLYAFRDQLKSEEVVLFSPNKIFQEYVSQVLPALGELNVGNTTFSEFMERKVTGFSLRADQEDGLAKVTVLKGSLAFYEALQKYGTLLKKRYLKFSDIRFRDDIILSQKEIESAFYSIDSQGSLASKLDILKRHLLQRVERIQQSQKGKPWVEKEMIAMSDLDLYRYEKETHNQKAMEEAMTADILEDAFEPIVARIEALAFIRYKNQYIHFLRAVPKLLSLEAFGLDEDEWRAHIAMVAEHLAEKSVLLEDLDAYYSLRLLLKGPSSDMKYQYICLDEVQDFSPFQLQMLQHAYPSARFILSGDLNQNILNRRLSFDDLRTIFSESTFRSYRLLTSYRSTNEIVRFSESFIEGEKPEGTYIRSGKKPEVLLTEDDRLDMGYIRQKVEASVAAGMRVAFISRNAEDAERISQDLTLVGIDYKLVQQDTDNSHHPVLIMPARLAKGLEFDVVFAICHYPAKAAKNELQILYTICTRAMHELYLTVSEQEAGLLERVDPDYYDVRKM; encoded by the coding sequence TTGCATAAAGATCTAACGAAAGAACAAGAACGCGTCCATCGCGTCATTGAAGTCATCAATAAGGAAAGAACGCGATTGGCCGAGCAAGTAGAAGAAAAAAGCGAAAAGCAAAGACAGCAATTAAAGGAATCCAAAGAGATCAAAATCAGCCAAGGGTCCTCAGAAAGCGTCTGGGAATCATCGGTGGAACTGAGGGCTTTCGAGCAGGAGTTGATGATCCGCAATAATGAATTGCAGAACAGCAATGAGCGCGTCGCTGTATTGGAAAAGATGCAGGATGAACCTTACTTCGGCCGTATCGATTATCACGATGAGTACGGCAATGAAACGATCTATATCGGAATCGGATCCTTGTTCGAGAAAGATGAGAATCTGATCGTTGACTGGCGTTCACCGATCGCATCCCTTTATTATGAGGGAAGCAAAGGTGAAAAAGTGAAGCTGATGATAGCCAATCAACCGATGACGTACGGCGTTGACCTGAAACGGCAATTCCTGATCAGGCAGGCGGAAATCATCCGCATGATGGATACGGACAATGTCATGGGCGATCCGTATTTGCTGGAAGTGTTGGAGGGACCTTCCTCCTATCAGATGGGTACGGTCGTATCCACTTTGCAGAAAGAGCAGAACCAGATCGTCAGGGAAACCAAAGCGGCCGTCACGATGATAGAAGGGGTTGCCGGATCAGGAAAAACAGTTGTCCTGATGCAGAAAATCGCCTATCTGCTGTATGCTTTCCGGGACCAATTGAAGTCGGAAGAGGTCGTCCTGTTTTCCCCGAACAAAATATTCCAGGAATATGTTTCCCAAGTACTGCCTGCATTGGGTGAACTGAATGTCGGAAATACAACCTTCAGCGAGTTCATGGAGCGGAAAGTGACCGGATTTTCTTTGCGCGCCGATCAAGAAGATGGTTTGGCGAAGGTTACGGTACTGAAAGGCAGTCTGGCCTTTTATGAAGCGTTGCAGAAATACGGAACCCTCCTGAAGAAACGTTACCTGAAATTCTCGGATATCCGTTTCCGCGATGACATCATCCTTTCGCAAAAGGAGATCGAGTCAGCCTTCTACAGCATCGATAGCCAAGGTTCGTTGGCAAGCAAGTTGGATATCCTCAAAAGGCACTTGCTGCAGCGCGTGGAACGTATCCAACAGTCACAGAAAGGCAAGCCTTGGGTGGAAAAAGAGATGATTGCCATGTCGGATCTGGATCTGTACCGTTACGAAAAAGAGACCCACAATCAAAAAGCGATGGAAGAGGCCATGACGGCGGATATCCTGGAGGACGCTTTCGAACCGATCGTTGCGAGGATCGAAGCGTTGGCCTTCATCCGCTATAAGAATCAATACATCCATTTCCTGCGGGCTGTCCCTAAATTGCTTTCATTGGAGGCTTTCGGCCTGGATGAAGACGAATGGCGCGCCCATATCGCAATGGTTGCGGAACATCTGGCCGAGAAGAGCGTGCTGTTGGAAGATCTGGATGCCTATTACAGCCTGCGTTTGTTGCTGAAGGGACCCTCCAGCGATATGAAGTACCAATACATCTGTCTGGATGAGGTGCAGGATTTTTCACCTTTCCAACTGCAGATGCTGCAGCATGCCTACCCGAGCGCACGCTTCATCCTGAGCGGCGACTTGAACCAGAATATCCTGAACAGACGCCTTTCCTTTGATGATCTTCGGACCATCTTTTCTGAAAGCACGTTCCGTTCCTACCGTCTGTTGACCAGTTACCGTTCGACGAACGAAATCGTCCGTTTCTCGGAAAGCTTCATCGAAGGGGAGAAACCGGAAGGGACCTACATCCGTTCCGGCAAGAAACCGGAAGTGCTGCTGACTGAGGATGACAGGCTCGATATGGGTTACATCAGGCAGAAGGTGGAGGCGAGTGTCGCGGCCGGCATGCGCGTGGCTTTCATCAGCCGCAATGCGGAAGACGCGGAACGCATCAGCCAAGACCTGACTTTGGTCGGCATTGACTACAAACTGGTGCAGCAGGATACCGACAACAGCCATCATCCGGTATTGATCATGCCGGCCCGTTTGGCAAAAGGTCTGGAATTCGATGTCGTTTTTGCGATTTGCCATTATCCGGCAAAAGCTGCCAAGAACGAACTGCAGATCCTCTACACAATCTGCACCCGGGCGATGCACGAGCTCTATCTGACCGTTTCCGAGCAGGAAGCCGGCCTGTTGGAACGCGTCGATCCGGATTATTATGACGTAAGAAAAATGTAA
- a CDS encoding MBL fold metallo-hydrolase codes for MFFKSFFDPQIAQFSYLVGCQKTGKAIIIDPLRALDDYIKAAEDESLVITAATETHIHADYASGLRETGRRLGAKLYVSDMGGDDWRYQDLPQGSVLLQDGDIISVGKVKLEVLHTPGHTPESVSFLLTDIGGGSDIPMGLFTGDFIFVGDVGRPDLLEEAAHMQGTTEIGAKAMFRSLQIMADYADHLQIWPGHGAGSACGKSLGAVPMTTLGYEKYNNWAFQYDEETSFIEALTQDQPEPPTYFAQMKKINKLDSGAYVPYPVFPLQQAGPNDRVIDLRVKEMYQAGHIERTLNIPLNKKFLGYAGWFLDYEGQVTLIGTKEDAESAARQLQLIGFDQVRGYLDAGQIKDEKMTETITAAAFIALRQAKDLQILDVRSKSEWDKGHLSDAKRVLLGKLLEDPLPFKRDEPLYVHCQSGVRSAVAIGALEERGFKKIVNILGGYTAIEKSLNEPT; via the coding sequence ATGTTTTTTAAATCATTTTTCGATCCGCAAATAGCGCAATTTTCCTATTTGGTGGGTTGTCAAAAAACAGGGAAAGCCATCATTATCGATCCCCTGCGCGCATTGGATGATTACATCAAGGCAGCCGAAGACGAAAGCCTGGTCATCACTGCGGCCACGGAAACGCATATCCATGCCGATTATGCATCCGGCCTGCGGGAAACCGGGAGGCGTTTAGGAGCCAAACTGTATGTTTCTGATATGGGCGGGGATGACTGGCGCTACCAGGATTTGCCTCAAGGAAGTGTGCTGCTGCAGGATGGGGACATCATCTCCGTAGGGAAGGTCAAACTGGAAGTGCTGCACACCCCTGGGCATACGCCCGAGAGTGTGTCATTCCTGTTGACGGACATCGGCGGCGGTTCGGACATTCCGATGGGACTGTTCACCGGCGATTTCATCTTTGTGGGTGATGTCGGCCGGCCGGACTTGCTGGAAGAGGCTGCGCATATGCAAGGGACCACCGAAATTGGAGCCAAAGCGATGTTCCGGTCCCTGCAGATAATGGCTGACTATGCTGACCATCTGCAGATCTGGCCAGGTCACGGTGCCGGCAGTGCCTGCGGGAAGTCGCTGGGAGCCGTTCCGATGACCACTTTGGGCTACGAAAAATACAACAACTGGGCTTTTCAGTATGACGAGGAAACGAGCTTCATCGAGGCATTGACGCAGGATCAGCCGGAGCCGCCTACCTACTTTGCCCAGATGAAGAAGATCAACAAATTGGACAGTGGCGCCTATGTGCCTTATCCGGTCTTCCCGCTTCAGCAGGCCGGCCCGAATGACAGAGTGATCGATCTGCGCGTGAAAGAAATGTATCAAGCCGGACACATCGAAAGAACGCTGAATATTCCGCTGAACAAAAAGTTTTTGGGTTACGCCGGCTGGTTTTTGGATTACGAAGGGCAAGTGACCCTCATCGGAACCAAAGAAGATGCTGAATCCGCAGCCCGCCAGCTTCAGCTGATCGGGTTCGACCAAGTCAGAGGCTATCTGGATGCCGGCCAAATCAAGGATGAAAAGATGACCGAAACGATCACCGCAGCCGCCTTCATCGCCTTGCGCCAAGCAAAGGATCTGCAGATATTGGACGTGCGTTCGAAGAGCGAATGGGATAAAGGGCATCTGTCCGATGCCAAACGCGTACTCCTCGGCAAACTTTTGGAGGACCCGTTGCCGTTCAAGAGGGATGAACCTTTGTACGTCCATTGCCAGTCCGGAGTCCGTTCCGCCGTCGCCATCGGTGCACTGGAGGAGAGGGGATTCAAAAAGATCGTCAATATCCTGGGAGGATATACCGCGATCGAAAAGAGCCTCAACGAACCGACATAA
- a CDS encoding pyridoxamine kinase, with translation MSQPRVLIIQDISASCRISMNVAVPVVSCLDNWVSILPTALLSTHTGKEFEGYTFLDLTEEMGGILQHWQSLGIKFDGILIGYLGSRQQIDIVRGIIQTFAAEDAHIVLDPAMGDQGVLYPGFTLEYVEEMAALCNEATVITPNVTEACFLTKRSMLKKPYKEAEIAELLADLRVLNPQSIVLTGVALEMETIGAVCVSRSEPEAHYAFAKHFPGHYDGAGDLFTSVIAGLLFQDLPLTVATETAVQYNNKVIERTLKSGRELHYGVQFETDLPYLIEQLRKYKPAE, from the coding sequence TTGAGTCAACCAAGAGTACTGATTATCCAAGATATTTCCGCCAGTTGCCGTATTTCCATGAACGTGGCGGTGCCTGTAGTGAGCTGCCTGGACAATTGGGTGAGCATCCTGCCGACAGCACTGTTGTCCACGCATACGGGTAAGGAATTCGAAGGTTATACCTTTTTGGATCTTACTGAGGAAATGGGAGGCATCCTGCAGCATTGGCAGTCATTGGGTATCAAATTCGACGGCATCCTGATCGGCTATCTGGGTTCGCGCCAGCAGATCGATATCGTTCGCGGAATCATCCAGACATTTGCGGCCGAGGATGCCCACATCGTTCTCGATCCAGCGATGGGCGACCAAGGCGTGCTCTATCCGGGTTTCACGCTGGAATATGTGGAGGAAATGGCGGCGCTCTGCAATGAAGCGACGGTGATCACGCCGAACGTGACGGAAGCCTGCTTTTTGACGAAACGCTCCATGTTGAAGAAACCCTATAAGGAAGCCGAGATCGCGGAATTGCTGGCTGATTTGCGGGTGCTGAATCCGCAGAGCATTGTGCTGACGGGGGTTGCCTTGGAAATGGAAACCATCGGGGCCGTCTGCGTCAGCCGCAGCGAACCTGAAGCCCATTATGCCTTTGCGAAACATTTTCCCGGGCATTATGACGGCGCTGGCGATCTGTTCACAAGCGTCATCGCGGGGTTGCTTTTCCAGGATCTGCCGCTGACCGTAGCCACCGAAACGGCCGTCCAATACAACAACAAGGTGATCGAGCGCACGCTGAAAAGCGGACGGGAGCTGCACTATGGCGTTCAATTCGAGACGGATCTGCCATATCTGATCGAACAGTTGCGCAAATACAAACCGGCAGAATGA
- a CDS encoding AEC family transporter: MDVGVVFGRMIMLVLIMFVGYLATVMKVFDKHANANFAALITYVTVPALVIASVEGAGEVGTKSDTLFVLLTATLMYLFTVGLAKFSPKLFRADDKTEGIIEFLTIFTNNGFMGLPVVQAIFGTGALFYASLYGIPNNLLIYSLGVFLIAKGSKKSRASWKAILLNPGNLASLFAVFVFLFDIKLPALVMDTATSIGNITSPLAMIIIGASLADIDILGAFKEWKIYLFAFYRMIVIPLFLWWATKGILTNPTMLGILVIIAAMPGPAMAVALSMQYGGNTAFATRYVFISTLLSVFTIPLLAALLF, encoded by the coding sequence TTGGATGTTGGGGTTGTATTTGGTAGGATGATCATGCTGGTCTTGATCATGTTTGTGGGCTATCTCGCGACGGTCATGAAGGTTTTCGACAAGCACGCGAACGCCAATTTTGCGGCATTGATCACCTATGTCACGGTGCCGGCGCTCGTCATCGCTTCCGTTGAGGGCGCAGGGGAGGTAGGCACGAAATCGGACACGCTCTTTGTCCTGTTGACCGCGACATTGATGTATCTTTTCACGGTCGGTTTGGCGAAGTTCAGTCCCAAACTGTTCCGCGCTGATGATAAAACGGAAGGGATCATCGAGTTTCTGACCATCTTCACGAACAACGGATTCATGGGACTGCCGGTCGTACAGGCCATTTTCGGCACCGGCGCGCTTTTTTATGCCTCACTGTATGGCATCCCGAACAACCTGTTGATCTACTCATTGGGCGTCTTTCTGATTGCTAAAGGCTCGAAAAAATCGCGGGCGAGCTGGAAAGCGATCTTGCTGAATCCCGGCAACCTCGCTTCGCTGTTCGCGGTTTTCGTTTTCCTGTTCGACATCAAGTTGCCGGCATTGGTGATGGACACAGCCACCAGCATCGGGAACATCACTTCCCCGTTGGCGATGATCATCATCGGCGCATCATTGGCCGACATCGACATCCTCGGCGCCTTCAAGGAATGGAAAATCTATCTGTTTGCGTTCTACCGCATGATCGTGATTCCGCTTTTCCTTTGGTGGGCTACGAAGGGCATCCTGACGAATCCGACCATGCTGGGTATCCTCGTCATCATTGCCGCCATGCCGGGCCCGGCGATGGCTGTGGCGCTGTCGATGCAGTACGGAGGCAACACGGCCTTCGCAACGCGTTACGTTTTCATTTCGACGCTGCTTTCGGTGTTCACGATCCCGTTATTGGCCGCTCTGCTATTTTGA
- a CDS encoding ECF transporter S component — protein MKTEKSSTYRLVVLALFIALTVVMTLLFRIPIPYGYVNLGDMVLLLAGLSFGGSAGFFVGALGSMLADLFAGYAFYAPITFVVKGLEGFFAGWLFQKMDHKKPWLATGIAGVWMAIGYAIGDTILFSFGAAIASFPLNIAQGLAGAFLSTLLYRWLNPYITKKLK, from the coding sequence ATGAAAACTGAAAAAAGCAGTACTTACAGATTGGTAGTTTTGGCCTTATTTATTGCGCTTACTGTCGTCATGACCTTATTGTTCCGCATCCCGATCCCTTACGGCTACGTCAACTTGGGAGACATGGTGCTCCTGTTGGCGGGTCTGTCCTTCGGAGGCAGCGCGGGATTCTTCGTCGGCGCACTCGGTAGCATGCTGGCCGACCTGTTCGCCGGTTATGCTTTTTATGCGCCGATCACTTTCGTCGTGAAAGGCTTGGAAGGATTCTTCGCCGGTTGGTTATTCCAGAAAATGGACCACAAAAAGCCGTGGCTTGCAACGGGAATCGCCGGTGTGTGGATGGCGATCGGTTACGCCATCGGGGACACGATCCTTTTCAGCTTTGGAGCCGCGATTGCTTCGTTCCCGTTGAACATCGCGCAGGGTCTTGCGGGAGCTTTCTTGTCCACCCTCTTGTACCGTTGGTTGAACCCTTACATCACGAAGAAATTGAAATAA
- the dapA gene encoding 4-hydroxy-tetrahydrodipicolinate synthase → MAIFEGSGVAIVTPFKDTENQEINYEVLEELIEFHIANGTDSIIIAGTTGEASTLTDEEQLELIRFTVEKVNGRIPVIGGAGSNDTRHGVGLTRAVEATGVDAILSVTPYYNKTSQKGLIAHYTAIANSVKVPIVLYNVPGRTGQNITPEALVELAKIDNIVSLKDATGNFSQAVDNLSLLGDRLDIYSGNDDTIIPLMSLGAKGVISVLANIAPKATSEMTHAFLDGDIKKAAAMQAEYKELIDCLFVEPNPIPVKAGMQLLGFNVGPMRLPLTDADQAVIDRLAAAMKKVGLI, encoded by the coding sequence ATGGCTATTTTTGAAGGATCAGGCGTCGCAATCGTCACGCCGTTTAAAGACACGGAGAACCAAGAAATCAACTACGAGGTATTGGAAGAACTGATCGAGTTCCATATCGCGAACGGCACCGATTCGATCATCATCGCAGGAACAACCGGGGAAGCTTCGACGCTGACGGATGAGGAACAGTTGGAGCTGATCCGTTTCACTGTCGAAAAAGTCAACGGTCGCATCCCGGTCATCGGCGGCGCAGGAAGCAATGACACGCGCCACGGGGTCGGATTGACGCGCGCTGTCGAAGCGACAGGTGTGGATGCGATCCTCAGCGTCACCCCTTATTACAACAAAACATCCCAAAAAGGATTGATTGCACATTACACAGCCATCGCCAACAGCGTAAAAGTGCCGATCGTCCTTTACAATGTGCCCGGCCGCACCGGTCAGAACATTACCCCTGAAGCACTTGTGGAACTGGCGAAAATCGATAACATCGTTTCGCTTAAGGACGCTACCGGAAACTTCAGCCAAGCCGTGGACAACCTGAGTCTTTTGGGTGATCGCTTGGACATCTACTCAGGTAACGATGACACGATCATCCCGCTGATGAGCTTGGGCGCAAAAGGCGTCATCTCCGTCCTTGCCAATATCGCACCGAAAGCTACATCGGAAATGACGCATGCCTTCCTGGATGGTGATATCAAAAAAGCTGCCGCGATGCAAGCCGAGTACAAAGAATTGATCGACTGCCTGTTTGTGGAGCCGAATCCGATCCCAGTCAAAGCAGGCATGCAATTATTGGGCTTCAATGTCGGACCGATGCGTCTGCCGTTGACCGATGCCGATCAAGCGGTCATTGACCGTTTGGCAGCTGCCATGAAAAAAGTCGGCTTGATCTAG
- a CDS encoding cytochrome c biogenesis protein CcdA gives MTTWVAFAAGALSFLSPCTLPLLPLYISYITGLNVQQIKEDSSLSVKRNIMLHSIVFLWGVSAVYFTLGLGVSYLGNLFSTVLTGPVSVLLQRLAGLLIILMGLTTVGYLKIPLLLGDRRKLKTTKGVSFLSTFLIGLGFAAGWTPCIGPIFSSILLLGNAMGSPPVLYLLMYVLGFSVPFLLVTFFIGRLKSILKYSETFMKIGGWLMILFGLLLLTGRLEALSIAILNLLEGTPFERLG, from the coding sequence TTGACCACATGGGTAGCCTTTGCGGCGGGCGCTTTGTCCTTTCTATCGCCGTGTACGCTGCCGCTGTTGCCCTTGTACATTTCCTATATCACCGGACTGAATGTGCAACAGATAAAAGAGGACAGCTCACTTTCCGTCAAGCGCAATATTATGCTGCACTCAATCGTCTTTCTGTGGGGGGTATCGGCTGTATACTTCACTTTGGGTCTTGGCGTGAGCTATCTCGGGAATCTTTTCAGTACCGTACTGACCGGTCCGGTGAGTGTCTTGCTGCAGCGGCTGGCGGGGCTGCTCATCATCCTGATGGGCTTGACGACAGTCGGCTATCTGAAGATTCCGCTTCTGCTGGGGGATCGCCGGAAACTGAAGACAACGAAAGGCGTCAGCTTCCTTTCGACATTTTTGATCGGGCTGGGCTTCGCAGCCGGCTGGACGCCTTGTATCGGCCCGATTTTTTCATCGATCCTGCTGCTGGGGAATGCGATGGGGTCGCCACCGGTGCTGTATCTGCTGATGTACGTGCTGGGTTTTTCGGTGCCATTCCTGTTGGTAACTTTTTTCATCGGAAGGCTCAAATCCATTTTGAAGTACAGCGAAACGTTCATGAAAATCGGCGGGTGGCTGATGATCCTGTTCGGCTTGTTGTTGCTTACTGGAAGGCTTGAAGCTTTGTCGATCGCTATCCTGAATTTATTGGAAGGGACGCCGTTTGAGCGTCTCGGTTAG
- a CDS encoding TlpA disulfide reductase family protein — MQKKTIWFLLGAAFLWVLFDFGKSYFAGTETSGTGAVSQGAEASEAVEAQTGINIGQLAYDFELQDMDGNAVKLSDYRGKKVFLNFWASWCPPCKAEMPHLQAFSEEQEDTVVLGVNVTNSESHPDNAAVFLEENAISFLNLYGTEEVFNQYQVQSLPTSYLIGSDGKIYERIIGAVTKDILEAKFSMIK, encoded by the coding sequence GTGCAGAAGAAAACAATCTGGTTTTTGTTGGGGGCCGCTTTTTTGTGGGTCCTGTTCGATTTCGGGAAAAGCTACTTTGCGGGCACTGAAACGAGCGGAACGGGGGCGGTTTCCCAGGGAGCGGAAGCATCCGAAGCGGTGGAAGCCCAAACAGGCATCAATATCGGACAGCTTGCGTATGATTTTGAATTGCAGGATATGGATGGCAATGCGGTGAAGCTTTCCGATTACAGAGGAAAAAAGGTCTTCTTGAATTTCTGGGCCAGCTGGTGTCCGCCTTGCAAGGCGGAGATGCCGCATCTGCAGGCATTTTCGGAGGAACAGGAAGATACGGTGGTGCTCGGCGTGAACGTCACGAATTCGGAAAGCCATCCCGACAATGCGGCCGTATTCTTGGAGGAAAATGCGATCAGCTTCCTGAATCTTTACGGCACGGAGGAAGTGTTCAATCAGTACCAAGTCCAGTCGCTGCCTACTTCTTATCTGATCGGGTCGGACGGCAAAATCTACGAGCGCATCATCGGGGCCGTCACAAAGGATATCCTCGAAGCTAAATTTTCGATGATCAAATAG